One Brassica napus cultivar Da-Ae chromosome C4, Da-Ae, whole genome shotgun sequence genomic region harbors:
- the BNACNNG58540D gene encoding uncharacterized protein BNACNNG58540D: MDPESCSRSISVCESSCGSMLVTDVKGETSDSVSKQGEERNETELQQGKENGESDALTEANVKELHHVVDLSSCGGESDNGQSICRICHVGSDQTPDRVSGKTVVTLELIQIGCKCKNELGLAHFHCAEAWFKLRGNSVCEICGCTAKNVTVSVTEEEWSEVIVDTRVDERTRRGSRQSCCVLIVFMLVIILIHWLFKKFSTKTK; encoded by the exons ATGGACCCAGAAAGTTGTTCGAGATCGATTAGTGTTTGTGAAAGTTCGTGTGGATCTATGCTTGTTACTGATGTCAAGGGTGAAACCAGTGACTCTGTCTCGAAACAAGGGGAAGAACGAAATGAGACTGAACTGCAACAAGGAAAAGAAAATGGTGAGAGTGATGCCTTAACAGAAGCAAATGTGAAGGAGCTCCACCACGTGGTGGATTTGAGTAGTTGTGGAGGAGAAAGTGATAATGGGCAAAGTATATGCAGAATATGTCATGTTGGGTCTGATCAAACACCTGATAGAGTTTCTGGTAAGACAGTAGTAACCCTGGAGTTGATTCAGATTGGTTGCAAATGCAAAAACGAGCTTGGCCTTGCCCATTTTCACTGCGCAGAAGCTTGGTTCAAGCTAAGAGGAAACAG TGTGTGTGAGATCTGCGGTTGCACAGCAAAGAATGTTACAGTTAGCGTGACAGAGGAGGAGTGGAGCGAAGTAATAGTAGACACAAGAGTGGATGAGAGAACAAGACGTGGAAGTAGACAATCTTGCTGCGTCCTTATTGTTTTTATGCTCGTTATCATTCTGATTCATtggttattcaaaaagtttagtac